ATGCTCGCCAGCGACACCGTGATGGCGGCGGTCGCGCCGTAGGCGGCCGACTTGCAAGAGCCCTGGCCCGAGTACATCCGGGTCATGCTGATGATCCCCGTGAGCGGCGGGACGTTGCCGCCGTTGGGGGAGTCGCCGGGCATCAGGATGTTGCGCGGGTGGCCCGAGTTGGCGACGTAATTGAAGTTTCCCGGCTGGTAGGCGATGTTCCCGGCCCCCGACCCCGTGTTGACCACGCCGTCGGACGGGCAGAGGAACGTCGAGACCGACGCGCGGATGACCGTGTTCTCGGTCGGGTTCGGCCCCATCAGCGGACCGGAATAGACCCACTGGTCGGTGTAGACCATGTTCAGATTGTTGTACATGGCCGTCTGCTCCACGAACGGCAGCAGAGCGCAATACCAGGCGTGGTCGCCGGTGTAGCCCGCGCCCCCTTCGGCGGCGTGGCGGTACTGGTGCATCGGCGTGACGTTGTTCACGTCCATGTAGTTCGCAATGCCCAGGCCCAGTTGCTTCAGGTTGTTGGTGCACTGCATCCGACGCGCGGCCTCGCGCGCCGCCTGCACGGCGGGGAGCAAAAGCGCGATCAGAACGGCGATGATCGCGATGACGACGAGCAACTCAATCAGGGTGAAACCGCGGCGGGCGCTTCTCAGACTCATGGTGGGAGCAACTCCGTCAATCCACTAGCCGGAGACGACTTGGTGGACAATCAATAATCAATAAGGATGGCGGGGCGAAGGCGATCGGCTGGGCTCAACTCGAATCGGGAGGCGGGATCCTCGCGAGGCGCAAGCTCGATCGGAGGGTGGATAGGCGGGCTTCGTCGCCCCAGTCGAGCCGGTGATCCCCCGGAATCGACGGACCCCAGATTATCATCCCAAAGCGACGACGGCGCAACATCTCGATGAAGATCAGCGGAAGAGGCGCCGCCGCTTGGGCATTTTGGTCAGAAGATGATAAGCGAAACGTGGACGGATTTCAATCCGCACCGAATTCGCGCATCAATCATATCCTCAGACGATGGCGCAACGCCGATCGCCTCAGGGCCCCTGGGCGAGGGCGTCGGGGTCGAGCGGCTCCAGCGAGACGTCGTCGATCCACATCTCGCCGAGGTTGGCGTCGGACGAGATGCGGAAGTCGAGGGCGGCGGTGGTGGCCTCGGATTCGATGCGCACCAGCCTCTCGACCTTGGTCCAGCGGCCGACCGCCTTCAACTCCTCGTCGAAGCCGCCGCCGGGGAGGACGCGGCAGGACGTGGGGGTGTCCTTGTACTGGGCCAGCCGGACCCGGCACTCGCCGGAGGTGCCGTGGGCGGTCAGGTACCAGAACGTCAGCTTCATCCGCGAACCGTAGCGCACGGGGCGGTCCGGGTATCGGTAGTACTGCCGGCCCGGGACGTGGGCCTCCAGGTGCAGGCTGTCGGGAGCGGAGACGAACCGCTCGGGATCGCGACGCTCCTCGGGAGGCTCGGGCCAGCTCGCCTT
This window of the Paludisphaera rhizosphaerae genome carries:
- a CDS encoding DUF1559 domain-containing protein, with protein sequence MSLRSARRGFTLIELLVVIAIIAVLIALLLPAVQAAREAARRMQCTNNLKQLGLGIANYMDVNNVTPMHQYRHAAEGGAGYTGDHAWYCALLPFVEQTAMYNNLNMVYTDQWVYSGPLMGPNPTENTVIRASVSTFLCPSDGVVNTGSGAGNIAYQPGNFNYVANSGHPRNILMPGDSPNGGNVPPLTGIISMTRMYSGQGSCKSAAYGATAAITVSLASITDGTSNTASVSESLLNDGTGNHRDPRRNLNYTNSAMVEKTDVPALSVVQDARAGVINWKDWSYYKGLTWAYSDAWERHVYAHVLPPNMPNVNTYASNTFRCQEGDSAMNPSSNHPGGVNTAFCDGSVRFIKDSIGLNAWWALGTRNGGEIISADAY